The following coding sequences are from one Thermocrinis jamiesonii window:
- a CDS encoding YqiA/YcfP family alpha/beta fold hydrolase has translation MFIYEKINEEVLLIHLHGFASNVGSSKVLAIRDVSLSTGKFSFFAMDMDYQSTTTSKVLEVLDALVKGFCKKFRKLILSGSSHGGYVSLNYLRFYSPECIDRVFLFAPSYSSLRLTLEEVGYKGVESWLKGESELTFKECNTGLEITIHKDFAVDILQKGYEILEEDRINFPETPPVDIYIAHGTKDEVVPVEHSRKFVSKVKVSAYKEVEDDHRLTNTFRSLLEEFCDDKQGSF, from the coding sequence ATGTTTATTTACGAAAAAATAAACGAAGAGGTACTGCTTATTCACCTTCACGGTTTTGCTTCCAATGTTGGAAGTTCAAAGGTTTTAGCCATAAGGGATGTGTCTTTAAGCACTGGCAAATTCTCCTTCTTTGCTATGGACATGGACTATCAGAGCACTACCACCAGCAAAGTTTTGGAAGTGTTGGATGCTTTAGTTAAAGGTTTTTGCAAAAAATTTAGAAAACTTATACTTTCGGGAAGTTCCCACGGTGGATACGTGAGCCTAAATTATCTGAGATTCTACAGCCCAGAGTGCATAGATAGAGTTTTTCTATTTGCTCCCTCTTACAGTTCTTTGAGACTAACTTTGGAGGAAGTTGGGTATAAGGGTGTGGAAAGCTGGCTAAAGGGAGAAAGCGAATTAACCTTTAAGGAGTGTAATACGGGGCTTGAGATAACCATTCACAAAGACTTTGCGGTGGATATACTGCAAAAGGGATATGAAATATTAGAAGAAGACAGGATAAACTTTCCAGAAACTCCGCCAGTGGATATCTACATTGCCCATGGAACAAAGGACGAAGTAGTTCCAGTAGAACACTCAAGGAAGTTTGTAAGTAAAGTGAAGGTTTCGGCCTACAAAGAAGTGGAGGACGATCATAGATTAACAAATACCTTTAGATCCCTTTTGGAGGAGTTCTGCGATGACAAACAGGGATCTTTTTGA
- the hemL gene encoding glutamate-1-semialdehyde 2,1-aminomutase, with the protein MTNRDLFEKAKELMPGGVSSPVRAFKAVGGEPIIVSHAQGCRLWDVEGKEYIDFLMSWGPLILGHSHPRVVKALEEQLRKGLSYGLTNAHEITLAQMIVSAMPSVEMVRFVSSGTEATMSAIRLARGYTGRKYVVKFEGCYHGHYDGLLVSAGSGVATLGIPGTPGVPEEIANLTIVLPYNDVQALEETFKKYGESIACVIVEPIAGNMGTVLPKDGFLQALRKLTKEYSALLIFDEVITNFRVSKGGAQEMYSVDPDLTCMGKVIGGGMPLGAYGGKKEIMKKVAPEGPIYQAGTLSGNPMAMISGIATLSELFETNPYPYLEQISQQLCDGISQILSDKGITHRINRVGSMFTVFFTEKEVFDYSTAKTSNLELFGKFFRALLKEGVLIPPSQFEAWFLSTAHTKEDIDEALNRIDRAVRSI; encoded by the coding sequence ATGACAAACAGGGATCTTTTTGAAAAGGCAAAAGAGCTGATGCCCGGAGGTGTAAGTTCTCCAGTTAGAGCTTTTAAAGCGGTTGGTGGAGAGCCCATAATAGTGAGCCATGCTCAAGGCTGTAGGTTATGGGACGTGGAAGGTAAAGAATACATAGACTTTTTGATGTCTTGGGGACCGCTGATTTTAGGACACTCTCACCCAAGGGTAGTAAAAGCACTTGAGGAACAACTTAGGAAGGGTCTTTCCTACGGGCTTACCAACGCCCACGAGATAACCTTAGCACAGATGATAGTATCCGCCATGCCTTCGGTAGAGATGGTAAGGTTTGTCTCTTCTGGCACAGAAGCCACCATGTCCGCCATAAGGTTAGCCAGAGGTTATACAGGAAGAAAATACGTGGTTAAGTTTGAAGGTTGCTATCATGGACACTACGATGGGCTTTTAGTTAGCGCAGGTTCCGGTGTGGCAACCTTAGGAATTCCGGGAACACCGGGAGTGCCAGAAGAAATAGCCAACCTTACCATTGTTTTGCCATACAACGATGTGCAAGCCTTAGAAGAAACCTTTAAAAAGTATGGAGAAAGTATAGCCTGTGTGATAGTAGAACCCATAGCGGGCAATATGGGCACTGTTTTGCCAAAGGATGGCTTTCTTCAAGCCTTAAGGAAGCTAACTAAAGAATACTCAGCTTTGCTAATATTTGACGAAGTTATAACCAACTTCAGGGTTTCAAAGGGCGGAGCTCAGGAAATGTATTCTGTAGATCCAGACCTTACTTGTATGGGGAAAGTAATAGGCGGTGGCATGCCACTTGGCGCTTACGGTGGAAAGAAAGAGATAATGAAAAAAGTTGCCCCTGAGGGACCGATCTACCAAGCTGGCACCCTTTCTGGAAATCCTATGGCTATGATCTCTGGCATCGCTACCCTTTCTGAACTCTTTGAAACAAACCCCTACCCTTACTTAGAACAGATTAGCCAGCAGTTGTGCGATGGAATAAGTCAGATCCTTTCAGACAAGGGAATAACCCATAGGATAAACAGGGTGGGTTCAATGTTTACTGTGTTCTTCACAGAAAAAGAAGTCTTTGATTATTCTACAGCAAAAACTTCAAACCTTGAGCTTTTTGGCAAGTTCTTCAGAGCCCTGTTGAAAGAAGGAGTGCTTATACCACCCTCTCAGTTTGAAGCTTGGTTTTTGAGCACAGCCCACACCAAAGAAGACATAGACGAAGCACTAAACAGAATTGACAGGGCGGTTAGATCAATCTAA
- a CDS encoding transglycosylase SLT domain-containing protein, with product MLFLLVNSSFAQLPEEYALLIRFKSQDDIHAGEQILKDYPNAVFIEDLKLLMAEKYYQVGKRERSAELIKSINPRALKPDYLSRYAKLWRELNLDKKTALINLPHLFTDYLREVDLTEEERIKVGEELIKRRQYRHAVSVLSDIPQACHLLGRAYERLEMQKEAFLVLKDCNTEDALLIRARIAFNLSKDQFIKALELLKGKPAYNQALFYAGRVSLYAGNFQEALRWFVMMEDSYQKFFQLGLTHYILGDYKKALDAFQKALRFASNQIEISESHFWLYKSHKELKDFSRASYHLLQASKGFGFYSIASKVLLGEPVVSKFMKVFLVDAEDTSTARTIRSIFQAGFPYYARLEAFKNINKITSSDILIIQKFDNFLAIRLAVRKFGINSEIYNLVAYPKPYAEFVEEASQRFNVDKNLIWAVMRQESLFDPEAVSPSSAKGLMQLMDFTAREVSSKYRIPNQVFSPRENILMGTAYLREMLELWNGDLIRAIASYNAGPNRVKSFIQHKDPYVFIETIPIAETRNYVKQVLNNYYIYQALD from the coding sequence TTGTTGTTTCTCCTTGTTAATTCTTCTTTTGCCCAACTACCTGAAGAGTATGCCCTATTGATCAGGTTCAAAAGTCAGGATGACATACATGCAGGAGAGCAGATTTTAAAAGACTATCCTAACGCAGTGTTCATAGAGGACCTGAAACTTTTGATGGCGGAAAAATACTATCAGGTGGGAAAAAGGGAAAGGTCTGCGGAGTTGATAAAAAGCATAAATCCGAGGGCTTTAAAACCAGATTATCTAAGCAGATACGCAAAGCTTTGGAGAGAGCTAAATCTTGACAAAAAAACAGCGTTGATAAACCTCCCACACCTTTTTACGGATTATCTAAGGGAGGTGGATCTTACGGAGGAGGAAAGGATCAAGGTAGGTGAGGAGTTGATAAAGAGAAGACAATACAGACACGCAGTGTCTGTTTTATCTGATATACCACAAGCCTGCCATCTGTTGGGCAGAGCCTACGAAAGGTTGGAGATGCAAAAAGAAGCTTTTTTAGTGCTAAAGGATTGCAACACAGAGGACGCTCTCTTAATCCGGGCAAGGATTGCTTTTAATCTTTCTAAGGACCAGTTTATAAAAGCTTTGGAACTTTTGAAGGGAAAACCAGCATACAATCAAGCCCTCTTTTACGCAGGTAGAGTGTCCCTCTACGCAGGAAACTTTCAAGAAGCTCTACGATGGTTTGTTATGATGGAGGACTCATACCAAAAGTTTTTTCAATTGGGTTTAACTCACTATATACTTGGTGATTACAAAAAGGCTTTAGATGCTTTTCAGAAAGCTCTAAGATTTGCATCAAACCAAATAGAAATTTCGGAAAGCCATTTTTGGCTTTACAAAAGTCACAAAGAGCTAAAAGATTTTTCAAGGGCAAGCTATCATCTTCTGCAAGCATCCAAGGGTTTTGGCTTTTACTCCATTGCGTCAAAGGTCCTATTAGGAGAGCCTGTGGTAAGTAAGTTTATGAAGGTCTTTTTGGTAGATGCAGAAGATACATCAACAGCAAGAACTATAAGGAGTATATTTCAAGCAGGCTTTCCATACTATGCTCGCTTAGAGGCTTTTAAAAACATAAACAAAATAACCTCATCGGATATTCTGATCATTCAAAAGTTTGACAATTTTTTAGCCATCAGGTTAGCTGTCAGAAAGTTTGGCATAAACTCTGAAATATACAACTTGGTCGCTTATCCAAAGCCATACGCAGAATTCGTTGAAGAAGCCTCCCAAAGGTTCAATGTTGATAAAAACCTTATATGGGCTGTGATGCGACAGGAAAGTCTCTTTGACCCAGAAGCGGTCTCTCCAAGCAGTGCAAAAGGTCTCATGCAGTTAATGGACTTTACCGCAAGGGAAGTCTCTTCAAAGTATAGAATACCCAACCAGGTGTTCAGTCCAAGGGAAAACATACTGATGGGCACAGCCTATTTGCGGGAAATGCTTGAACTTTGGAACGGGGATCTTATAAGGGCTATAGCCAGCTACAATGCAGGACCAAACAGAGTAAAAAGTTTTATTCAGCATAAAGATCCCTACGTATTCATAGAAACTATTCCCATAGCAGAAACTAGGAATTACGTAAAGCAGGTGTTAAATAACTACTATATCTACCAAGCCTTAGATTGA
- the rpoZ gene encoding DNA-directed RNA polymerase subunit omega has translation MSKRPNIEKALKQVSSRYELVHAAVKRVEQLLQEGEDIFVRDKVKKELIKKTFYAIEELAEGKVKVKKLNVEL, from the coding sequence ATGAGCAAAAGACCTAACATAGAAAAGGCTTTAAAGCAAGTGAGTAGTAGGTATGAATTGGTGCATGCTGCTGTCAAGCGTGTGGAACAGCTTTTGCAAGAGGGAGAGGATATATTCGTTAGGGACAAAGTGAAGAAGGAGTTAATTAAGAAAACCTTTTATGCCATAGAAGAATTGGCAGAAGGAAAGGTCAAGGTTAAAAAGCTAAACGTAGAGCTATGA
- the gmk gene encoding guanylate kinase, translated as MILKEVERVRRVVTATTRQKREGEVEGVDYIFLSVEEFERGIREGKFLEYAKVYGNYYGTPKDQVLKNEEEGFDSILVIDVQGAKTVKKNYPESILIFLLPPSMEELNRRLLTRGFRDENLEERIKTAQWEISCAKYFDYIVVNEFLDETLQALKNIILSARHTTKNFFRDLEKRVSDDKIITYLRQECHWR; from the coding sequence ATGATCCTAAAAGAGGTTGAAAGAGTAAGGCGAGTGGTAACTGCTACCACCAGGCAAAAGAGGGAAGGAGAGGTAGAAGGAGTGGATTATATATTTCTCAGCGTGGAGGAGTTTGAAAGAGGTATAAGGGAAGGAAAATTTTTGGAATACGCAAAGGTCTATGGAAACTACTACGGAACACCAAAGGATCAAGTTTTAAAGAACGAAGAAGAGGGATTTGACTCCATACTGGTTATAGACGTGCAGGGAGCAAAGACTGTAAAGAAGAACTATCCAGAGAGCATACTTATTTTTCTTCTTCCGCCGTCTATGGAGGAGCTAAATAGAAGGCTTTTAACGAGGGGCTTTAGGGACGAAAATCTGGAAGAACGTATAAAAACTGCCCAGTGGGAAATTTCTTGTGCCAAATATTTTGATTACATAGTGGTTAATGAGTTTCTGGATGAAACATTGCAAGCGCTTAAGAATATAATACTTTCAGCCAGACATACGACCAAAAACTTTTTTAGGGACTTGGAAAAACGCGTAAGCGATGATAAAATTATAACCTATCTTAGGCAAGAGTGCCATTGGAGGTAA
- the alaS gene encoding alanine--tRNA ligase, with protein MSGHEIRELFLSFFEGKGHTRVKSASLIPESDPTLLFTNAGMVPFKNVFLGLEKRPYSRAVSCQKCLRVSGKHNDLESVGYTSRHHTFFEMLGNFSFGDYFKREAILYAWEFVTEWLKIPKERIYVSVYREDEEAYRIWNEEVGLPTDRIWRLGEEDNFWQMGDTGPCGPSSEIYVDRGEEAGEERFLEVWNLVFMQYNRDQKGSLTPLPNPSIDTGMGLERIASILQNTKTNFEIDLIRPIISFGEEISGKAYGENYEHTVALRVIADHLRALTFAISDGVFPSNTGRGYVLRRILRRALRFGYKLGIVEPFLHKGVDVVVDIMKSAYPELVQTKSFVKGVIKAEEERFINTFKNAIPLVEEFVSRALEEGRSFLKGEEVFKLYDTYGFPLDLLEEIAKENNLSLDMEGFEQEMAVQRERARQSFKIETKEVKPIYQHLKNIGKISTFVGYETTTSQSKVIAILKDGELVSELREGESGEIFIDITPFYAERGGQIGDTGTIESAEGVFVVEDTQSPVEGVISHIGKLVKGRLAVGDSVLAIVESERREDIKRNHTATHLLHSALRLVLGDHVRQAGSLVADKYLRFDFTHFQPLTLEEIKKIEELVNEQIRKDEPVITEEKDYREAIKEGAIAIFEEKYGDRVRVLSVGDFSKELCGGTHVSRTGEIGYFKIVSESSIGAGLRRILAKTGRWAVEESFRDSQMLGQIAMSLGVAKEDVGDAVERMKEKIKDLEREIQRLKSELARMQARDRVKEEKVGPYTFFYGLLDDVDGEFLRELSDQLRQNKQGVLVFLASKKEEKVSTIIALSKDMVGKFSAKELVKEVGTVLGGGGGGREDIAQGGGTKPENFEKAVKLLREKLG; from the coding sequence ATGAGTGGGCATGAGATCAGAGAACTTTTTCTTAGCTTCTTTGAAGGTAAGGGACACACGAGGGTAAAGAGTGCTTCGCTAATACCAGAGTCGGACCCAACCTTACTTTTTACCAACGCAGGCATGGTTCCCTTCAAAAATGTGTTCCTTGGCTTGGAAAAAAGACCTTATTCAAGGGCTGTGTCCTGTCAGAAGTGCCTTAGGGTTTCTGGAAAACACAACGATTTGGAAAGTGTGGGATACACCTCAAGGCATCACACCTTTTTTGAAATGCTTGGCAATTTTTCCTTTGGCGATTACTTCAAAAGGGAAGCCATACTCTATGCTTGGGAGTTTGTGACCGAGTGGCTAAAAATTCCAAAAGAGAGAATATACGTAAGCGTGTATAGAGAAGACGAAGAGGCTTACAGAATATGGAACGAAGAGGTAGGGCTACCTACGGATAGGATTTGGAGGCTTGGAGAGGAGGACAACTTCTGGCAGATGGGAGATACAGGACCTTGTGGTCCTTCTTCGGAAATATACGTGGATAGAGGGGAAGAGGCAGGAGAAGAAAGGTTTTTGGAGGTTTGGAACCTTGTTTTTATGCAATACAACAGAGACCAAAAGGGTAGTTTAACTCCACTTCCTAATCCAAGCATAGACACGGGTATGGGTCTTGAGAGGATCGCAAGCATCCTTCAAAACACAAAAACGAACTTTGAAATAGACCTTATAAGACCCATAATAAGCTTTGGAGAGGAGATAAGTGGAAAAGCTTACGGAGAGAATTATGAGCATACAGTAGCCCTAAGGGTAATAGCGGACCACCTTAGAGCCTTAACCTTTGCCATATCTGATGGAGTTTTTCCGTCCAACACCGGAAGAGGATACGTCCTAAGGAGGATCCTAAGGAGAGCCTTAAGGTTTGGATACAAGCTGGGCATAGTAGAGCCTTTTCTACACAAGGGAGTGGATGTGGTAGTGGATATTATGAAATCAGCCTATCCTGAGCTTGTTCAAACAAAGAGCTTTGTTAAAGGAGTAATAAAGGCAGAAGAGGAGAGATTCATAAACACCTTCAAAAACGCCATACCTTTGGTAGAAGAGTTTGTAAGCAGAGCTTTGGAAGAGGGCAGAAGCTTTTTGAAGGGCGAAGAGGTGTTTAAACTCTACGACACTTACGGCTTTCCTTTGGACCTTTTGGAGGAAATAGCAAAAGAAAACAACCTAAGCCTTGATATGGAAGGCTTTGAACAAGAGATGGCAGTCCAAAGAGAAAGGGCAAGACAAAGCTTTAAGATAGAAACCAAAGAGGTAAAGCCCATATACCAACATCTTAAGAACATAGGAAAGATTTCAACTTTTGTAGGTTACGAAACAACCACGAGTCAGTCTAAGGTAATAGCTATATTAAAGGATGGAGAGCTTGTATCTGAACTAAGGGAAGGGGAGAGTGGAGAGATATTTATAGACATCACACCTTTTTATGCGGAAAGAGGAGGGCAGATAGGGGATACGGGGACCATAGAGAGTGCAGAAGGTGTTTTTGTGGTGGAAGATACCCAATCTCCTGTGGAGGGTGTGATAAGTCATATAGGTAAGTTGGTAAAGGGGCGATTGGCAGTAGGAGATTCGGTGCTTGCAATTGTAGAAAGTGAAAGAAGGGAGGATATAAAGAGAAATCATACCGCAACCCATCTATTGCACTCAGCCCTTAGGTTGGTTTTGGGAGATCATGTCAGACAGGCAGGTTCTTTGGTAGCAGACAAGTATTTGCGCTTTGACTTTACTCACTTTCAACCACTTACTTTAGAAGAGATAAAAAAGATAGAAGAGTTGGTTAATGAGCAGATAAGAAAGGACGAGCCTGTGATAACGGAAGAGAAGGACTACAGAGAAGCTATAAAAGAAGGTGCTATAGCTATTTTTGAAGAAAAATACGGTGATAGGGTTAGGGTGCTGAGCGTGGGAGACTTTTCCAAAGAGCTGTGCGGTGGAACTCACGTTTCAAGAACCGGAGAAATAGGATACTTCAAGATAGTTTCGGAGTCTTCCATAGGCGCTGGTTTGAGGCGTATTCTGGCAAAAACTGGCAGATGGGCTGTGGAAGAGTCCTTCAGAGATTCTCAAATGCTTGGACAGATTGCTATGAGTTTAGGTGTAGCAAAAGAAGACGTGGGAGATGCAGTAGAGAGAATGAAGGAGAAGATAAAGGACTTGGAAAGAGAAATTCAGAGGTTAAAGTCCGAATTGGCAAGGATGCAGGCAAGGGACAGAGTAAAAGAGGAAAAAGTAGGTCCATATACCTTCTTCTACGGTCTATTGGATGATGTGGATGGGGAATTTTTGAGAGAACTTTCGGACCAGCTAAGACAAAACAAGCAAGGAGTTCTGGTCTTTTTGGCAAGCAAAAAAGAAGAGAAGGTTTCCACCATCATTGCCCTATCCAAAGACATGGTTGGTAAGTTTTCTGCAAAGGAGCTTGTAAAGGAAGTGGGAACCGTACTTGGTGGTGGAGGTGGCGGAAGGGAAGACATAGCTCAGGGCGGTGGCACAAAGCCAGAGAACTTTGAAAAGGCGGTAAAACTTCTGAGGGAAAAGCTGGGCTAA
- a CDS encoding KamA family radical SAM protein encodes MEKTPEQRLWIKANIPEKLWRDYHWQIQNRIRTKEQLEKYIKLLPEEIEGIERTKGLYPMAITPYYLSLMDPEDPMDPIRLQAIPRVVEVDESVQRYGEPDALKEDGPIPGLTHRYPDRVLVQTTTFCAVYCRHCMRKRIFSQGERAIGEQQLKLIVEYVKKHSEIREVLLSGGDPLTLNPEKLDIILSEFRKIPHIEVIRIGTRLPVLAPQRFFDEDVLKILEKHSPIWISTHFNHPKEITPEAQEAVENLLRRGIPVLNQTVLLKGVNDNPEIMLELMRKLIKIKVKPQYLFHCDPIKGVIHFRTTLEKGLEIMKYLRGRISGYAIPTYAVDLPGGKGKVPLLPRYLIDSDGTKHTFLSWDGQKVEYDICEF; translated from the coding sequence ATGGAGAAAACCCCTGAACAAAGGCTTTGGATAAAAGCAAATATCCCAGAGAAACTCTGGAGAGATTATCACTGGCAAATTCAGAACAGGATAAGGACCAAAGAACAGCTTGAAAAATACATAAAACTTTTGCCCGAAGAGATAGAAGGAATAGAGAGAACAAAAGGCTTATACCCTATGGCTATAACGCCCTACTACCTTTCGTTGATGGATCCAGAAGATCCCATGGATCCTATAAGACTGCAGGCAATTCCAAGGGTGGTAGAAGTGGATGAGTCTGTGCAAAGGTATGGAGAGCCGGACGCTCTAAAGGAAGATGGACCTATTCCAGGACTTACCCACAGATACCCAGACAGGGTTTTGGTGCAAACTACCACCTTTTGTGCAGTTTATTGCAGACACTGTATGAGAAAGAGAATATTCTCTCAGGGCGAAAGAGCTATAGGTGAGCAACAGCTAAAACTCATAGTTGAATATGTGAAGAAACACTCAGAAATCAGAGAAGTTTTACTTTCGGGAGGAGATCCGTTGACGCTAAACCCTGAAAAGCTTGACATTATACTTTCGGAGTTCAGGAAAATTCCCCACATAGAAGTTATACGCATAGGGACAAGACTTCCTGTGTTAGCACCTCAAAGGTTCTTTGACGAAGATGTGCTGAAAATACTTGAAAAGCATTCTCCCATTTGGATAAGCACTCACTTTAACCATCCAAAGGAAATAACTCCAGAGGCTCAAGAAGCGGTGGAAAATCTTCTAAGAAGGGGCATACCGGTCCTTAATCAGACGGTCCTGCTAAAGGGCGTTAATGATAACCCAGAGATTATGCTTGAGCTTATGAGAAAGCTAATAAAAATAAAGGTCAAACCACAGTATCTTTTTCACTGTGATCCCATTAAGGGTGTTATCCACTTTAGAACAACCTTGGAGAAGGGTTTGGAAATTATGAAATACCTGAGGGGAAGAATATCTGGCTATGCTATACCCACCTATGCAGTGGATCTACCAGGTGGGAAAGGTAAGGTGCCTTTACTACCCAGATACCTGATAGACAGCGATGGAACAAAGCACACCTTTTTAAGCTGGGATGGACAGAAGGTGGAATACGACATTTGCGAGTTTTAA
- a CDS encoding putative nucleotidyltransferase substrate binding domain-containing protein: protein MLDAQRFLKEHEPFNYLPSEVLKSVVYNLQVLHYKKDEVIFQEESAPLSNLYIVRKGVVLLKKGSEILDYLQEGESFGFVSLLTGKGPYSTAVAYDDCILFLLPEKVFKKLCKEHEAFNQYFLRKLAGRFERKKEEGNTILERLARVQVRDLSPKKIPEVEANTSLDMVISLMAKEDHRAVLVKLPKGYGIITERDIIKRLLAEGKDPKQTLASEIASFPVYGVKEDDYLIDVLTLMSKHAIRRVVVFSDQKPVGVLEDRDIILYENRNFVFLFKEIEKAKEEEDLAFLFKQTTKAVVELILEGADPERVGKYVSELNDRFMKRAVFLAMKNLGEEPLVPFSLLVLGSEGRQEQSLKTDQDNALIYKEVPIIDFDSKDYFRRFSEEYIKVLLKVGFPPCPGNVMISNPEWRGSEREWQKKISSWIDTPKPENVLNSAIFFDFRNVFGDKTLADNLQEFVERKIKGQSLFMSYLVGEGLKFRPPITFLRGFVVERTGEHKGELDIKKGGIFPITHGIRCISIANGVQERNTYDRIRKLIEKGIIEKNFGKDLLETYKFLNMLRFRSQAESIMNGKEPDNYINPEKLSRQERGLLKDAFRVVENFQELLRDLFHTRFLE from the coding sequence ATGCTTGACGCACAGAGGTTCTTAAAAGAGCACGAACCTTTTAACTATCTTCCCTCGGAAGTGCTTAAAAGTGTAGTTTATAACCTGCAGGTTCTACATTACAAGAAGGATGAGGTTATATTTCAAGAAGAAAGTGCACCTTTAAGTAACCTTTACATAGTCAGGAAAGGGGTAGTCCTTCTCAAAAAAGGATCAGAGATTTTGGATTATCTCCAAGAGGGAGAAAGCTTTGGTTTTGTTTCCCTTCTAACAGGGAAAGGTCCCTACTCTACCGCTGTAGCTTACGACGACTGCATTTTGTTTTTGCTTCCTGAAAAAGTTTTTAAGAAACTCTGCAAAGAGCACGAAGCCTTTAACCAATACTTTCTGAGAAAGTTGGCAGGCAGATTTGAAAGAAAAAAAGAGGAAGGGAACACCATTTTAGAAAGGTTAGCCAGGGTCCAAGTAAGGGACCTAAGTCCTAAAAAGATACCTGAGGTGGAAGCCAATACCAGCTTAGATATGGTTATCAGTTTAATGGCAAAGGAGGATCACAGGGCGGTTTTAGTTAAACTCCCGAAAGGATACGGCATAATCACAGAGAGGGATATCATAAAACGGCTTTTGGCAGAAGGAAAAGACCCAAAGCAAACCTTAGCCTCCGAAATAGCATCCTTTCCTGTATATGGTGTGAAAGAGGATGATTACTTAATAGATGTTCTAACTCTTATGTCCAAACATGCTATAAGGAGAGTTGTGGTTTTTTCCGATCAAAAACCTGTGGGAGTTTTAGAGGATAGGGACATAATTTTATACGAAAATAGAAACTTTGTTTTTCTTTTTAAAGAAATAGAAAAAGCAAAAGAAGAGGAGGATTTAGCCTTTTTATTCAAGCAGACAACAAAGGCGGTTGTGGAGTTGATTTTGGAAGGGGCAGACCCAGAGAGGGTGGGTAAATATGTATCCGAGCTGAACGACCGTTTTATGAAAAGGGCAGTATTTTTGGCGATGAAAAACCTCGGAGAAGAGCCGTTGGTTCCCTTCTCTTTACTTGTCCTTGGAAGTGAAGGAAGACAAGAGCAAAGCCTAAAAACAGATCAAGATAATGCCCTGATTTACAAAGAAGTTCCCATTATAGACTTTGATTCTAAGGACTATTTTAGAAGGTTTTCCGAAGAATACATAAAGGTTTTGCTAAAGGTAGGCTTTCCTCCATGTCCTGGTAATGTGATGATATCAAACCCAGAATGGAGAGGTTCAGAAAGGGAGTGGCAGAAAAAAATAAGCTCGTGGATAGATACACCAAAACCGGAGAATGTTCTAAATTCTGCCATATTCTTTGATTTCAGAAATGTTTTTGGAGACAAAACCTTGGCAGATAACCTTCAAGAATTTGTGGAGAGAAAAATAAAGGGGCAAAGTCTTTTCATGAGTTATCTTGTGGGGGAGGGCCTAAAGTTCAGACCACCCATAACTTTCCTCAGAGGTTTTGTGGTTGAGAGGACTGGAGAGCACAAAGGGGAGCTTGATATAAAAAAAGGTGGAATATTTCCCATAACCCACGGTATCAGGTGCATTAGTATTGCTAACGGGGTGCAAGAGAGAAACACCTACGACCGAATAAGAAAGCTGATAGAGAAGGGCATTATAGAAAAGAACTTTGGGAAGGACCTTTTGGAAACTTATAAATTCCTAAATATGCTACGATTTAGATCCCAGGCAGAAAGTATAATGAACGGAAAAGAGCCGGATAATTACATAAACCCAGAAAAACTCTCAAGACAGGAAAGGGGACTGTTAAAGGATGCCTTCAGGGTCGTTGAAAACTTTCAAGAACTGCTAAGGGACCTCTTCCACACGAGATTTTTGGAGTAA
- a CDS encoding YggT family protein: protein MTLEQFLNYTLAFFMWLVLGRATLEFFTQDLNNFFYRFFYKFTEPLYKPYRVVFPCCHTILLLTTLLLLRFLVIKLL, encoded by the coding sequence ATGACCTTAGAGCAGTTTTTGAACTACACCCTTGCCTTCTTTATGTGGCTCGTCCTCGGGCGGGCCACTCTTGAATTCTTCACCCAAGACTTGAACAACTTCTTTTACAGGTTTTTTTATAAATTTACCGAGCCTCTATACAAACCATACAGAGTAGTCTTTCCTTGCTGTCATACCATTTTGTTGCTAACCACTTTACTTTTGCTTAGATTTTTAGTGATAAAGCTTCTTTGA